The following are encoded in a window of Castanea sativa cultivar Marrone di Chiusa Pesio chromosome 5, ASM4071231v1 genomic DNA:
- the LOC142637254 gene encoding F-box/FBD/LRR-repeat protein At5g56420-like, whose translation MDESGLTQQPKKQKLNEERDVVDRNIKCLRNLPEEILRYILSLLPTKDAIRTSVLCKRWEYLWTSIPNLNFSGLKPDKRKQFMNFVERVLLLRDSSDIKTFTLYCDVLGDASHVSAWISAAVRRNVQQLYIGLYNFRKPFSLPHSLFTCMTLTELELAMPCILKLPPTICFTNLKTLNFSYVTFTKEHSTEKLFSGLPVLEELELENCNWVNLKVVSISAPKLLSIRIVEDWENQNDENGCQVMISGVSLNYFHYSGEFCNEYHVHNSPSLVEASVLASWYNERKRQIAHRMYMLLTGFSGVKELTLVFCAVELLTYAVEVVELLPHMPIFKNLEYLEFDELVVNLDSVALLKILQKSPCLKTMVFSEGISLSSDYERNDRILDPVPPCFLSQLNCIKVYDYEGDEEELSAVKILLKNAVVLDKMVITCSHPFAKDLEKQKKVHEQLLKLPRGSKHCELVFLI comes from the exons ATGGATGAAAGTGGTCTTACTCAACAACCCAAAAAGCAGAAGCTAAATGAAGAACGAGACGTTGTTGACAGGAACATCAAATGCTTACGTAATTTACCGGAGGAGATTCTTCGATACATCCTATCCTTACTTCCAACAAAAGATGCTATTAGAACTAGCGTACTTTGCAAGAGGTGGGAATACCTCTGGACCTCCATTCCCAATCTTAATTTTAGCGGGTTGAAGCCGGATAAGAGAAAGCAATTCATGAATTTTGTGGAAAGAGTGCTTCTTCTTCGCGACTCTTCTGATATAAAAACATTCACTCTCTATTGTGATGTGCTAGGTGATGCATCTCATGTAAGTGCGTGGATCTCTGCTGCGGTAAGGCGTAATGTTCAACAGCTGTATATTGGCCTTTACAATTTCAGAAAACCATTTTCATTGCCTCATAGCTTGTTTACTTGTATGACACTGACAGAGTTAGAACTTGCAATGCCTTGTATCCTCAAACTTCCTCCTACAATTTGCTTCACAAATCTCAAGACCTTAAATTTTAGCTATGTTACATTTACAAAAGAGCACTCAACCGAGAAGCTTTTTTCTGGGCTGCCGGTCCTTGAGGAGTTGGAATTAGAGAACTGCAACTGGGTGAATCTTAAGGTTGTGAGTATTTCTGCTCCAAAGCTTCTTTCAATTCGTATAGTTGAGGATTGGGAAAATCAGAATGATGAAAATGGTTGTCAGGTCATGATTTCTGGAGTTAGCCTCAATTACTTTCATTATTCTGGTGAATTCTGTAATGAATACCATGTACACAACTCACCCTCACTTGTAGAGGCATCAGTTCTTGCTAGTTGGTATAATGAGAGAAAAAGACAAATTGCCCACCGCATGTATATGCTTCTTACTGGGTTCTCTGGTGTAAAAGAACTGACACTTGTATTCTGTGCTGTTGAG CTTTTAACATATGCAGTAGAAGTTGTAGAACTCCTACCTCATATGCCTATCTTCAAAAACCTGGAGTATTTGGAGTTCGATGAATTGGTGGTTAATCTTGACAGTGTAGCACTGCTGAAGATATTGCAAAAATCTCCCTGTCTTAAGACAATGGTATTTAGTGAG GGGATCAGCCTGTCCTCAGATTATGAAAGAAATGATAGAATACTGGATCCGGTGCCTCCATGTTTCTTGTCACAGCTAAATTGCATCAAAGTCTATGATTATGAGGGAGACGAGGAGGAGCTATCTGCTGTAAAGATTTTGCTCAAGAATGCAGTGGTCTTGGACAAAATGGTCATAACTTGTTCACATCCTTTTGCAAAGGACTTGGAGAAGCAGAAGAAGGTTCACGAACAGTTATTGAAGCTACCCAGAGGGTCAAAACATTGTGAATTGGTGTTTTTGATTTGA
- the LOC142637154 gene encoding uncharacterized protein LOC142637154 encodes MEIMFEGTVATEKNAWTPSGQIPKESIEESGDSIDSKKFVDPQCQPPADVDPMDVEGPSLSRTGPTTNKGKGLARGVHLFRGIHKKRGKKHSIVQEMSDSLKIISDFIIERIIESRRVSTRTPFASAAAVEVRTVMDMVLSLPGVQPGDRLHMFSSFFFMENQEAMHTFAAHSHSKEFQLKWLEKEYQKNPELW; translated from the coding sequence ATGGAAATCATGTTTGAAGGCACAGTTGCAACGGAAAAAAATGCATGGACCCCAAGTGGTCAAATACCAAAGGAAAGCATCGAAGAGTCTGGGGACTCCATTGATAGCAAAAAATTTGTTGACCCCCAATGTCAGCCCCCTGCGGATGTTGACCCAATGGATGTTGAAGGCCCATCATTGTCGAGGACAGGACCGACAACGAATAAGGGAAAAGGCTTAGCAAGAGGTGTCCACCTCTTTAGGGGAATTCACAAGAAGCGTGGTAAAAAACATTCAATTGTGCAAGAGATGTCCGACTCTTTGAAGATCATTTCAGACTTTATCATTGAAAGGATCATTGAAAGTAGAAGGGTAAGTACTCGTACACCATTTGCTTCTGCAGCAGCTGTTGAGGTTCGAACAGTTATGGACATGGTGTTGAGTCTTCCTGGGGTGCAACCGGGTGATCGCCTTCATATGTTcagctctttctttttcatggAAAACCAAGAGGCTATGCACACGTTTGCAGCACATAGTCATTCTAAAGAGTTCCAACTGAAGTGGCTAGAGAAAGAGTACCAAAAAAACCCTGAGCTTTGGTGA
- the LOC142634511 gene encoding glucose-6-phosphate/phosphate translocator 2, chloroplastic has protein sequence MISSVKLTALSFTNRKLPLPKPQSFLQPTFQNVKQNLINHSFSSQKPLYISSIENFSLLKKTEQRGTECKAYEADRSRPLEINIDLPDEQARLEAAQRLKIGIYFVTWWALNVVFNIYNKKVLNAFPYPWLTSTLSLATGSLMMLISWATRIADAPKTDLEFWKTLFPVAVAHTIGHVAATVSMSKVAVSFTHIIKSGEPAFSVLVSRFLSGEMFPVPVYLSLLPIIGGCALAAVTELNFNMTGFMGAMISNLAFVFRNIFSKKGMKGKSVSGMNYYACLSILSLLILTPFAIAVEGPKMWAAGWENAITQIGPHFIWWVAAQSVFYHLYNQVSYMSLDQISPLTFSIGNTMKRISVIVSSIIIFHTPVQPINALGAAIAILGTFLYSQAKL, from the exons ATGATCTCTTCAGTGAAGCTCACAGCCTTGTCCTTCACAAACCGAAAGCTTCCTCTTCCAAAGCCTCAATCTTTTTTACAACCCACTTTTCAAAATGTCAAACAGAACCTTATTAACCATTCCTTCTCTTCTCAGAAGCCACTTTACATTTCATCCATTGAGAATTTCTCATTGCTAAAGAAAACAGAGCAGCGTGGAACAGAGTGCAAGGCCTATGAAGCTGATCGGTCTCGGCCGCTGGAGATTAACATTGATCTTCCGGACGAGCAGGCTCGGTTGGAGGCGGCTCAGAGGCTCAAAATTGGTATATATTTCGTCACCTGGTGGGCTTTGAATGTGGTTTTCAACATATACAACAAGAAGGTTTTGAATGCTTTTCCTTACCCCTGGCTCACTTCAACGCTCTCACTCGCAACTGGGTCGCTCATGATGCTGATCTCGTGGGCCACAAGAATCGCCGATGCTCCAAAAACCGATTTGGAGTTCTGGAAGACTCTTTTCCCT GTTGCAGTGGCGCATACAATTGGACATGTAGCAGCGACTGTGAGCATGTCAAAAGTTGCAGTTTCTTTCACCCACATTATCAAAAGCGGTGAGCCTGCTTTCAGTGTCTTGGTTTCAAGGTTTTTGTCAGGTGAGATGTTTCCGGTGCCGGTTTATTTGTCACTCCTGCCAATTATCGGAGGATGTGCGCTTGCTGCTGTGACCGAGCTCAACTTCAATATGACTG GGTTTATGGGGGCTATGATAtcgaatttggcatttgtgttTCGGAACATATTCTCAAAGAAAGGGATGAAGGGGAAGTCTGTTAGTGGGATGAACTACTATGCATGTCTATCTATATTGTCTCTATTGATTCTTACACCTTTTGCCATTGCCGTGGAGGGCCCTAAAATGTGGGCCGCTGGCTGGGAAAATGCCATCACTCAGATTGGACCACATTTCATATG GTGGGTTGCAGCCCAAAGTGTCTTCTATCACTTGTATAACCAAGTTTCCTATATGTCTCTCGATCAGATTTCTCCCTTGACATTTAGTATAGGAAACACGATGAAGCGGATATCTGTCATAGTCTCCTCTATCATAATATTCCACACACCTGTCCAACCCATCAATGCTCTTGGAGCTGCTATCGCAATTCTTGGCACCTTCCTCTATTCACAG